The Desulfovibrio fairfieldensis sequence AAGCACGGCCAGAGCGCGGGAGCCGCGCAGAAGCTGGATGACCTGGTAAAGCAGCGCGCTGACCAGAGCAATATCCAGCAGGTCGCGCCAGTCGAAAACAAAATGCTCGAACACCGTATGGCTTCCTTTTGCAAACGCGCCGGTTCAGGTCCGGGCGCGTTTCTCTTTGTACATGCCCCCGTCCGCATGGGCGATCAGCGCATCGACGTCTTTTCCGTCGCGGGGATAGACGGCCTGGCCCACGCTGAAGGAAATGCGGATGTCATCGCCGTCCACAACAGCCCGGCTTCGCAGGGCCGCGCGGATGTCACCGAGGAATTTTTCGGTCTTTTCCTCGCGTTCCGAGCCCTGAGCAATGATGATGAATTCGTCGCCGCCGACGCGGGCGAAAATATGCCGGAAACTCATGTGGTTCTGGACCTCTTCCGCAAAAACCTGCAAGACGCGGTCGCCCACATTGTGCCCGTAGGTATCATTGAAGAGTTTAAATTCGTTCAGATCCAGATAATAAAGGCAGAAACCGCCGTTCCCCTTGATAAGTTCGGCCAGTTTTTCAAACAGGCCGCGCCGATTGAGCAGGCCGGTCAGGGCATCCTGGTAGGCCATGTTTTCCAGTTGCCCACGGATGCGGCGTAAATCATGGTTATGCTGGGCAAGCGTGGCCAGCAGGAAACTGACCAACACGCCAAGCGAGATGTACAGCCAGGATTCGGGATACTGGTACCAGAGTTTGACGGGCGAAAGGCGGAAAAACCAGTGGGCGTTGAGAATGTCGAGCGGCATTTCCAGATAAGGCGCGTCCTTGTTGTACGCATAGTCGCTACGCGCGATAATCTGCTTTTTGTTGGTATCCGGGCTGATCCGCCAGATTTCATAGGCCAGGCCCAGCTCGGCCAGTTTGTCCAGTTCAGCGCCGTTCAGGGCCTGCGGGAATTTCAGGGTGACGGAGACCAGCCCCCAGAACAACTTTCCGCCCTTGCCGTCATCCATGTACACAGGCAGGCGTCCCACCAGGGCCTGCCCCCCCTGCACCAGGGGGAAGGGACCGCCCAGAATCAGATGCCCCGCGTCCCTGGCCTCCACAGCCTCCTGATTGCCCGCGCCCCTGGCGAAAAAATTCAGGCCCAGCACGG is a genomic window containing:
- a CDS encoding sensor domain-containing diguanylate cyclase, producing the protein MFKSSGISKRAAVTFVTLLILCGLAVYFLVERKYQIEYIKMERVILNQSNKLTAVLTKLFYKTQALSALVIQHNGKVENFEKVASTLVDDPAILNVLVAPGGVVSDVYPRKGNEAVLGLNFFARGAGNQEAVEARDAGHLILGGPFPLVQGGQALVGRLPVYMDDGKGGKLFWGLVSVTLKFPQALNGAELDKLAELGLAYEIWRISPDTNKKQIIARSDYAYNKDAPYLEMPLDILNAHWFFRLSPVKLWYQYPESWLYISLGVLVSFLLATLAQHNHDLRRIRGQLENMAYQDALTGLLNRRGLFEKLAELIKGNGGFCLYYLDLNEFKLFNDTYGHNVGDRVLQVFAEEVQNHMSFRHIFARVGGDEFIIIAQGSEREEKTEKFLGDIRAALRSRAVVDGDDIRISFSVGQAVYPRDGKDVDALIAHADGGMYKEKRART